The Patescibacteria group bacterium genome includes a region encoding these proteins:
- the ndk gene encoding nucleoside-diphosphate kinase: METTKEEKTLIIMKPDTLQRNLLGEVIRRFERKGLKIIGMKMIQLEDAILEEHYCHHKDKPFFAEIKRYMKSSPVVIMVLSGINAVSTTRIIVGPTKGYEAGAGSIRGDFSMSMQSNLVHASDSTETAEEEVKRFFKDDELFNYQKIDFNFLYSKDEIK, from the coding sequence ATGGAAACTACAAAAGAAGAAAAAACATTAATAATAATGAAGCCTGATACATTGCAGAGAAACCTTTTAGGTGAAGTGATACGCCGCTTTGAAAGAAAGGGTTTAAAAATCATCGGTATGAAGATGATCCAACTTGAAGATGCAATACTTGAAGAGCATTATTGCCATCATAAAGACAAGCCCTTCTTTGCTGAGATAAAAAGATATATGAAATCCAGCCCGGTAGTTATAATGGTACTCTCCGGTATAAACGCAGTATCAACGACAAGAATAATCGTCGGCCCGACAAAAGGATATGAAGCGGGAGCCGGCAGTATCAGAGGAGATTTCTCAATGAGTATGCAGTCAAATCTTGTACACGCCTCAGACTCCACAGAGACAGCCGAAGAAGAGGTTAAAAGATTCTTTAAAGATGACGAATTGTTTAACTATCAGAAAATAGATTTCAATTTTCTCTATTCAAAAGATGAGATAAAATAA
- a CDS encoding MBL fold metallo-hydrolase, whose product MLKLHFYGGGQEVTGANYLLEHKSGKENTKILIDCGMFQGSKDREEKNSAPFEYNPKEVDALIVTHAHMDHIGRIPVLVKDGFKGNIFSTPATRELAKLMLEDALSIMEHEAIHENTKPPYGDKDISNALSKWESIEYYKKTPIGNLEIILKDAGHILGSSIIEFYSDGKKIVFSGDLGNSPAPLLRKTDAIEGADFLIIESTYGDREHEERDYRKLKLERAIEDTVSAGGVLLIPAFSLERTQELLFEINELVEHKRIPRVPIFLDSPLAIKATDIYRHYEKYYNKEAKYIINSGDDVFKFPGLRFTESSQESKSINNIPAPKIIIAGSGMSNGGRIIHHEKLYLGDKRNTLIIAGYQAVNSLGRRLQDGAKSINIFGMEIAIKAKILSLSGYSAHADVNGLMAFVENSANTLQKVFVTQGEPKASLSLVQKIRDNFNINATSPQNGDSVVLVP is encoded by the coding sequence ATGTTAAAACTTCATTTCTACGGAGGAGGTCAAGAGGTGACTGGCGCAAACTATCTTCTTGAGCATAAATCAGGAAAAGAGAACACTAAAATACTTATAGATTGCGGAATGTTTCAGGGGTCAAAAGACAGAGAAGAGAAAAATAGCGCTCCTTTTGAATATAACCCTAAGGAAGTAGATGCTCTTATTGTCACTCATGCCCATATGGACCATATAGGCAGGATACCGGTTCTTGTTAAAGACGGCTTTAAAGGGAATATATTCTCTACGCCGGCCACTCGCGAGTTGGCAAAACTTATGCTTGAAGATGCTCTCTCTATAATGGAGCATGAGGCAATACATGAAAACACAAAACCGCCTTACGGAGATAAAGACATATCAAACGCCCTTAGCAAGTGGGAGAGTATTGAATATTATAAAAAAACACCTATCGGCAATCTTGAAATAATTTTAAAAGACGCAGGACACATACTCGGTTCAAGCATCATTGAATTTTATTCCGATGGCAAAAAGATAGTATTCTCAGGCGATCTTGGAAACTCACCTGCGCCGCTTTTAAGAAAGACTGACGCTATAGAGGGAGCTGATTTCTTAATAATAGAAAGCACTTATGGAGACAGAGAACACGAAGAGAGAGATTACCGCAAATTAAAACTGGAAAGAGCCATTGAGGATACAGTAAGCGCAGGAGGAGTGCTTCTAATACCAGCCTTTTCTCTTGAAAGAACACAGGAGCTCCTTTTTGAAATAAACGAGCTTGTTGAACACAAAAGAATTCCGCGAGTCCCTATCTTCCTGGACTCTCCGCTTGCGATAAAAGCGACTGATATCTATAGGCATTATGAAAAGTATTACAATAAAGAAGCGAAATACATCATAAATTCAGGAGATGATGTTTTTAAATTTCCCGGACTCAGATTCACGGAATCTTCTCAAGAATCAAAATCTATAAATAACATACCGGCGCCAAAGATAATCATTGCCGGCTCTGGCATGTCAAACGGCGGAAGAATAATCCACCATGAAAAATTATATCTTGGAGACAAAAGAAATACTCTTATTATCGCCGGGTACCAAGCAGTAAACTCTCTGGGGAGAAGGCTTCAAGACGGCGCTAAGTCTATAAATATTTTCGGAATGGAAATAGCTATAAAAGCAAAGATTCTAAGCTTGAGCGGTTATTCTGCGCACGCAGACGTAAACGGCCTAATGGCCTTTGTGGAAAATAGCGCAAACACGCTTCAAAAAGTTTTTGTCACACAAGGTGAACCGAAAGCATCTCTTAGCCTTGTGCAAAAAATACGAGACAACTTCAACATCAATGCCACATCTCCACAAAATGGCGATTCTGTCGTACTTGTCCCATAA
- a CDS encoding MBL fold metallo-hydrolase has product MQILKKNFKYYFLGILLVATFFVWYAVYAETRYELLVSFLDIGQGDAIFIETPNGNQVLIDGGKNKKILEELGEIMPFYDKSIDIVIATHPDADHIGGLPEVIKNFDVNLVMEPGVSSDTNVYKEFKKVINEKDIQTIQARQRMKINLDKNAYLEILFPNQDVEGWDTNDASIVARLIYGENSFLFTADSPQKIENYLASAYQDNLKTDVLKVGHHGSKTSSSEIFLGYTNPSYAIISAGKDNTYGHPHKEVIERLKDFDIPILRTDEISTIQIKSNGSRLYVK; this is encoded by the coding sequence ATGCAAATTTTGAAGAAGAACTTTAAATACTATTTCCTTGGAATACTTTTAGTAGCCACGTTTTTTGTCTGGTATGCCGTATACGCCGAAACGCGCTACGAATTACTCGTCTCATTCTTGGACATCGGACAAGGCGATGCCATCTTCATAGAAACGCCTAATGGCAATCAAGTGCTGATAGACGGAGGGAAAAATAAAAAAATTCTTGAAGAATTGGGGGAAATAATGCCATTTTATGATAAATCTATTGATATAGTGATAGCTACCCACCCAGATGCCGATCACATAGGCGGACTGCCGGAAGTTATAAAAAATTTTGACGTAAACCTAGTGATGGAACCCGGGGTCTCTTCTGACACAAACGTCTATAAAGAATTCAAAAAAGTCATCAATGAAAAGGATATCCAGACAATCCAAGCCAGACAAAGGATGAAGATAAATCTTGATAAAAATGCTTACTTGGAAATATTATTCCCAAACCAAGACGTAGAGGGTTGGGATACTAATGATGCTTCAATAGTGGCGCGGCTTATTTATGGAGAAAATTCTTTTCTCTTCACCGCCGACTCGCCGCAAAAAATAGAAAATTACCTTGCTTCCGCATATCAAGATAATCTTAAAACTGACGTATTAAAAGTCGGACACCACGGGTCCAAAACATCAAGCTCGGAAATATTCTTAGGATATACTAATCCAAGTTACGCAATAATATCCGCTGGTAAAGATAATACTTATGGCCACCCGCACAAAGAAGTAATTGAAAGATTGAAAGACTTTGACATACCGATACTCCGCACTGACGAAATCAGCACAATACAAATAAAAAGCAATGGCTCTAGGTTATATGTCAAATAA
- a CDS encoding endonuclease Q family protein, with amino-acid sequence MTLPNIALYAKKKGINVISTGDFTHPAWIKSIKKELIPAEPGLFTLKNPETSSLEEFPSMTVLEKRKPRDFPIQTRFILGTEISSIYKKGDKVRKIHNLIFTPSIESAEKINKELSKIGNLKSDGRPILGLDSKELLKIIMKADKGSILIPAHAWTPWFSIFGAMSGFDSIEECFEEMSGEIFAIETGLSSDPKMNWRLSSLDNISLISNSDAHSLQKIGREANIFDTELSYDGIMNAIKSKDKKKFLSTIEFFPEEGKYHYDGHRNCNVSIDPTLATSNICPACGKEMTIGVLHRINELADRKPNKKPAKAIPYKNTIPLAEIISTIEKVGVKSKKVTDIYKKLIESLGNEFHILLNDPAKEIERVGGREIATAIDKVRKGKVKIEPGYDGEFGKISIS; translated from the coding sequence ATGACTTTGCCAAACATAGCGCTCTATGCAAAGAAAAAAGGGATTAATGTCATATCAACAGGCGACTTTACTCACCCAGCTTGGATCAAAAGCATAAAGAAAGAATTAATCCCTGCGGAACCAGGACTTTTTACCCTAAAAAATCCCGAGACTTCCTCTCTGGAAGAATTTCCCTCTATGACCGTTCTGGAAAAAAGGAAGCCTCGGGATTTTCCAATTCAAACTCGTTTTATATTAGGCACAGAGATATCCAGTATATATAAAAAGGGCGATAAAGTGCGAAAGATACATAATCTTATATTCACTCCAAGCATAGAATCAGCCGAGAAAATAAATAAAGAATTATCAAAAATAGGAAACTTAAAGTCAGATGGCAGGCCGATACTTGGGCTTGATTCAAAAGAACTTTTAAAGATTATTATGAAAGCAGACAAGGGGTCCATCCTGATACCGGCTCATGCTTGGACGCCGTGGTTCTCAATCTTCGGCGCGATGTCCGGCTTTGACTCTATTGAAGAATGTTTTGAGGAAATGTCAGGCGAAATCTTTGCCATTGAGACCGGCCTCTCTTCAGATCCAAAGATGAATTGGCGATTATCTTCTCTTGATAATATCTCTCTTATTTCAAACTCTGACGCTCACTCTCTTCAAAAGATAGGCAGGGAGGCCAATATCTTTGATACCGAACTTTCATATGACGGCATAATGAACGCTATAAAAAGCAAAGATAAGAAAAAATTTTTATCTACCATAGAATTTTTCCCGGAAGAGGGAAAATATCACTATGATGGTCATAGGAATTGTAATGTATCCATAGATCCGACTTTAGCCACGAGTAATATATGCCCGGCTTGCGGCAAGGAGATGACCATTGGAGTGCTTCACCGTATAAATGAGCTAGCCGACAGGAAACCAAATAAGAAACCCGCCAAAGCAATTCCTTACAAAAACACTATACCTCTTGCTGAAATTATCTCTACGATTGAAAAAGTCGGCGTGAAATCTAAAAAGGTGACTGATATTTATAAAAAATTGATTGAATCTCTCGGAAACGAATTTCATATCCTCCTTAATGATCCCGCCAAAGAGATAGAAAGAGTTGGCGGAAGAGAGATAGCAACCGCCATAGATAAAGTAAGAAAAGGCAAAGTAAAAATAGAACCCGGATACGACGGAGAGTTCGGCAAAATCTCAATATCTTAA
- the clpP gene encoding ATP-dependent Clp endopeptidase proteolytic subunit ClpP yields MLIPTVIEKSQFGERAYDIYSRLLKERIIFLAGPINDAVANTVVAQLLFLESEDPKKDINLYINSPGGSVSAGLAIYDTMQHIKCDVSTIGLGIAASMGATLLIAGAKGKRFILPNAEVMLHQVMGGAEGQAVDVEIQARQILKVKERINQLLSKHTGQPISKIEKDTDRDFYMRAEEALAYGVVDKIIKPKSSNNK; encoded by the coding sequence ATGTTAATACCAACTGTTATAGAAAAATCACAATTTGGCGAGAGGGCTTACGACATCTATTCTCGCCTATTAAAAGAGAGGATTATCTTCTTAGCCGGACCTATAAATGACGCTGTGGCCAACACTGTCGTGGCGCAACTTTTGTTCCTTGAATCGGAAGATCCTAAGAAAGATATAAATCTTTATATCAATTCACCCGGAGGTTCTGTTTCCGCCGGACTTGCCATCTATGACACGATGCAACATATAAAATGCGATGTCTCAACAATAGGACTCGGTATCGCCGCTTCAATGGGCGCAACACTTCTTATTGCCGGCGCAAAAGGAAAGCGCTTTATCCTTCCTAATGCGGAGGTGATGCTCCATCAGGTTATGGGCGGAGCAGAAGGGCAGGCTGTTGATGTTGAAATTCAGGCAAGGCAGATTCTTAAAGTAAAAGAGAGGATTAATCAGCTTCTATCGAAGCATACCGGTCAGCCGATTTCAAAGATAGAGAAAGACACTGATCGTGATTTCTATATGAGAGCCGAAGAGGCTCTTGCTTATGGAGTTGTTGATAAAATTATTAAGCCAAAATCTTCAAATAATAAATGA
- a CDS encoding deoxyribonuclease IV: protein MNNKVYKEQKDIQFPVGAHFSIAKGYKTAFSDAVSVGASAIQIFSKNPMAAKFRKVTEKESEEVKEFKSKNNIKYAVIHASYLLNFARPLEENSFPMKSLAEDLCNADKLGAEGVVLHSGKSLTMDKGEAEDNFVANIKIVLEKTAGLKAKIIIENTASQGTEMGFLLPDLERVFKKLGKDKRVKFCFDTAHAYGAGYDLWNTKSAEKVAEEIDKTIGIKNIACIHLNDSKKELGSRVDRHEDIGHGTIGKEGLKSFIKAIFKKSDKPVPLILETPQDFESYLDQIKKVKNWVI from the coding sequence ATGAATAATAAGGTTTATAAAGAGCAGAAAGATATTCAGTTTCCAGTTGGGGCGCATTTTTCTATCGCTAAGGGGTATAAGACTGCCTTTTCTGACGCTGTTTCAGTGGGCGCTTCGGCTATCCAGATTTTTTCTAAAAATCCGATGGCGGCAAAATTCAGGAAGGTGACGGAAAAAGAATCGGAAGAGGTTAAAGAATTTAAAAGCAAAAATAATATAAAATACGCGGTAATTCACGCTTCATATCTATTGAATTTTGCCCGTCCTCTTGAAGAGAATTCTTTCCCCATGAAGTCTTTGGCGGAAGACCTGTGTAACGCCGACAAGCTTGGGGCCGAAGGGGTGGTTCTCCACTCCGGTAAAAGTCTTACTATGGATAAGGGTGAAGCGGAAGATAACTTTGTGGCTAATATAAAAATAGTTCTTGAGAAAACAGCTGGCTTAAAGGCAAAAATTATTATAGAAAATACCGCCAGCCAAGGGACAGAGATGGGTTTCCTTTTGCCTGATTTAGAAAGAGTGTTTAAAAAACTCGGCAAAGATAAAAGAGTAAAGTTCTGCTTTGACACGGCTCACGCTTATGGCGCCGGTTATGACTTGTGGAATACTAAATCAGCAGAAAAAGTGGCAGAAGAGATTGATAAGACTATTGGCATTAAAAATATAGCCTGTATCCATCTTAATGATTCTAAAAAAGAGCTTGGCTCAAGAGTAGACAGGCATGAGGATATCGGCCATGGCACTATCGGCAAAGAAGGGCTTAAGTCTTTTATAAAAGCCATTTTCAAGAAGTCAGATAAACCAGTTCCACTTATCCTTGAAACTCCGCAAGATTTTGAGTCTTATCTAGACCAGATAAAGAAAGTGAAGAATTGGGTAATTTAA